Proteins found in one Maridesulfovibrio sp. genomic segment:
- a CDS encoding Rid family hydrolase gives MQRINYSSGAPLEDIAGYSRMVKVGDHVYIGGTTAVQPDGTVAGESAGEQAAYIFTKFIDLLQQAGASASDVIKVKAYVTDMAFTKEVAAAYSERFKDIRPLFTMVETPKLNRPTQFVEIELEAHIGCELG, from the coding sequence TTCGTCAGGAGCACCTCTAGAAGATATCGCCGGATACTCTCGAATGGTGAAGGTCGGGGATCATGTCTACATCGGCGGCACTACTGCAGTACAGCCGGACGGGACTGTCGCCGGTGAAAGCGCTGGGGAGCAGGCAGCATACATATTCACTAAATTTATCGATCTGTTGCAGCAGGCCGGAGCCTCTGCCTCAGATGTGATCAAGGTAAAAGCTTATGTCACGGACATGGCTTTCACTAAGGAAGTAGCCGCAGCTTACAGTGAACGTTTTAAGGACATAAGGCCGTTATTCACAATGGTTGAAACCCCCAAGCTTAATCGTCCGACCCAGTTTGTGGAGATTGAACTTGAAGCTCATATCGGGTGTGAACTCGGCTAA